Proteins encoded in a region of the Podospora pseudopauciseta strain CBS 411.78 chromosome 6, whole genome shotgun sequence genome:
- the CSK1 gene encoding mitogen-activated protein kinase (EggNog:ENOG503P0VQ; COG:G): MSDSADWRAALTASERYDNIQRLTKVLAASGGGAFSFEDEAYKTSTSREEYDSACNPPPSSPPYSPPEGVTTPASPGIKIGSYANCHCIDDGATSQVYRSDTYALKVIVETNIAPHNPRLEARLLSSLSHENIISLIETFYDQSARFVLVFPYMPLTLNRVLEQHTESNTTLSSRQTNHIFVALFSALDYLHTQGIIHRDIKPSSLLLSSPFSASSPVPSITLIDFGTAWSPEHSPPTEPADNKILDIGTSQYRAPEVLFGNKSYTTAVDIWAAGVMLAECIMKPCPRPLFESRGVHEDGNQLGLILSIFKTIGSPTEETWPEAGRGGKEGLRTVPWESWRAFERRGWEEVLPEVVGDRWRELVGRCVRYQSGWRVRAGEAVEILRGGK; the protein is encoded by the exons ATGTCAGACTCGGCTGATTGGAGGGCTGCACTTACAGCCTCGGAACGATATGACAACATCCAGAGGCT AACCAAGGTACTGGCTGCCTCTGGAGGTGGTGCGTTTAGCTTTGAGGATGAAGCTTACAAGACATCTACCAGCAGA GAAGAATATGATTCCGCCTGcaatccaccaccatcctctccgccatACTCACCACCAGAAGGTGTCACTACTCCTGCAAGTCCCGGCATCAAAATAGGTAGCTATGCCAACTGTCACTGCATCGATGACGGCGCCACCTCCCAAGTCTATCGCTCCGATACCTACGCCCTCAAAGTCATTGTCGAAACCAACATCGCCCCTCACAACCCCCGCCTCGAAGCTAGGCTCTTGTCGTCCTTGTCCCACGAGAACATCATCAGCCTCATCGAAACATTTTATGACCAATCCGCCCGCTTCGTTCTCGTCTTCCCTTACATGCCTCTGACTCTCAACCGGGTTCTCGAGCAACACACCGaatccaacaccaccctctcaTCCCGACAAACTAACCACATCTTTGTCGCTCTATTCTCGGCTTTGGATTACCTACACACCCAAGGCATCATCCACCGGGACATCAAACCCTCGTCTCTGCTTttatcctcccccttctccgcctcATCTCCCGTCCCTAGCATCACACTGATAGACTTTGGCACAGCCTGGTCACCCGAGCACTCACCGCCAACCGAACCAGCGGATAACAAAATCCTCGACATTGGCACAAGCCAGTACCGTGCTCCTGAGGTGCTATTCGGCAACAAGTCGTACACCACAGCGGTGGATATCTGGGCTGCGGGCGTGATGTTGGCGGAGTGTATCATGAAGCCGTGTCCCAGGCCGTTGTTTGAAAGTAGGGGTGTACACGAAGATGGGAACCAGCTCGGGTTGATATTGAGTATTTTCAAGACGATTGGGAGCCCGACAGAGGAGACCTGGCCAGAGGCAGGGAGGGGcgggaaggaggggttgaggacTGTTCCGTGGGAGAGTTGGAGGGCTTTtgaaaggagggggtgggaggaggtgctgccggaggtggtgggggacaGGTGGAGGGAGCTGGTGGGGAGGTGTGTGAGGTATCAGAGTGGGTGGAGGGTCAGGGCTGgagaggcggtggagattttgagaggggggaagtGA